Proteins co-encoded in one Juglans regia cultivar Chandler chromosome 16, Walnut 2.0, whole genome shotgun sequence genomic window:
- the LOC108980085 gene encoding plasmodesmata-located protein 6-like: MSVSNKAVSLLSLCGFLLTISTLTTHSDSAIDTFVFGGCSQLKYTPGSPYENSANSILTSLVNSAMFTTYNNFTTTGSTQQDTVYGLFQCRGDLQDSDCARCVARSVSQLGTLCVNSCGGALQLEGCYVKYDNTTFLGVEDKTVVVKKCGAPTIGYDSDALTRRDAVLAYLGTGDGGAYKTFRSSTSGNLQGVAQCVGDLSAGECQDCLTDAIGRLKTECGTAAWGDMFLAKCYVRYTEGGVRSHAGEDYDNGNDKDNDDDDDDEWDRTLAIIIGSIAAVGLLIIFLSFLNKHFEKGCK; the protein is encoded by the exons ATGTCTGTGAGTAATAAAGCTGTTTCTTTGCTCTCTCTCTGTGGTTTTCTTCTCACTATTTCAACCCTCACGACTCACTCGGATTCCGCCATAGATACCTTCGTCTTTGGTGGGTGCTCTCAGCTGAAGTACACGCCGGGTTCACCGTACGAGAACAGCGCCAACTCGATCCTCACCTCCCTGGTCAACTCAGCCATGTTCACCACCTATAACAACTTCACAACCACCGGCTCCACCCAACAAGACACCGTCTACGGCCTCTTCCAATGCCGGGGAGACCTCCAGGATAGCGACTGCGCCCGGTGCGTCGCTCGTTCGGTGAGTCAACTCGGCACCCTTTGCGTTAACTCTTGCGGTGGCGCGTTGCAGCTCGAAGGTTGTTATGTGAAGTACGATAACACCACCTTCTTGGGTGTGGAGGACAAGACGGTGGTTGTCAAGAAATGTGGTGCGCCGACGATTGGGTACGACTCCGACGCGTTGACCAGGAGAGATGCCGTGCTGGCGTATCTGGGGACTGGTGATGGTGGGGCCTACAAGACCTTCCGGTCGAGCACCTCCGGCAATCTTCAGGGCGTGGCGCAGTGCGTGGGTGACTTGAGTGCCGGCGAGTGCCAGGACTGCCTAACGGACGCCATCGGAAGGCTGAAGACGGAGTGCGGGACCGCCGCGTGGGGCGACATGTTCTTGGCCAAGTGTTACGTGCGCTACACTGAAGGCGGCGTTCGCTCGCACGCCGGAGAGG ATTATGATAATGGGAATGATAAAgacaatgatgatgatgatgatgatgagtggGACAGGACGCTTGCAATTATAATTGGAAGCATAGCAGCAGTTGGATTGCTCATAATATTCCTTTCCTTCTTAAATAAGCATTTTGAAAAAG GTTGTAAGTAA